ATTTTATAAGCGGCGGAACCTTTGAACTTGTATGGCTCTTTATGTATCTCATTTTTATAGATACGATTTTTATTCATACCGAAACGGTAAACGGCTGGGATAAGTACCGAATGTTGATGCTGACCTTTCAAGGCGGACTTATGGATTCCGTTTTTACTTTTTTGATAGTGCCTGGATTAAAAAGATTGCCCGAAATGATTAATACCGGCACCTTGGATTTTATATTATTAAAACCATTGAATCAGCGTTTTACCATTTCATTTAATGAGTTTGATATTCCGCAGATAAAAAATATTATCATAAATATTACCGGTTTGACATATTGTTTTATAAAACTGAATATACGGATGACTCCTTTAAAATTATTACTGTATATTTTACTTTCGTTGAACGGCTTTTTTTTGATTTATTCGATTATGTTTATATTGATGAGTTTGGCTTTTTGGTTTATGCGGATGGATATTGTTATGGGCATAGGTTCCGAGCTGATTACCATCGGAAATAAACCTATGCAGATATATCCGCGGCTACTTCAAAAAATTCTTATCTTTGTCATTCCGTTGTTTGTGTGCTTTAATTTTCCTATTTTGTTTGCCGTTAAAGACTTATCCGTTAGTTATATTCTATATTCTTTTGCGGCAAGTTTTATATTTTTTTTATTATCGAATTTTATTTTTAAAAAAGGAGTAAGGCGTTATGTCGGATCTGGCAGTTAATAACGAAAAAATTATTGTTGCAGAAAATATCTGCAAAAGTTATGCATATTATCAAAAAGATGCAGGACTTAAAGGCAGTATCAAAAATTTGTTTAAACGTAAAAAACTATATAAACCTGCGGTTAAAAATCTTTCCTTTGAAATTTCTCAAGGTTCGATAACGGGCTTAATCGGTTTAAACGGTGCAGGCAAAACGACAACACTTAAAATGTTATCCGGTTTGATATTGCCGACGGAAGGAAGCCTTACCGTTTTACAGCATAATCCTTTTGAAAAGAAAAAAGAGTACCTCCGGCAAATTTCAATGGTGATGGGAAACAAGAGTCAGCTCTGGTGGGATTTGCCTGCCGTTGATTCCTTTGAGCTTAATAAAACCATTTACGAGGTTGAAGATGCCGATTACAAAAAGACGCTGCACACAATGATTGAAATACTCGGCGTAGAAAAACAGGTGAATGTTCAGGTGAGAAGACTGTCTTTAGGAGAGAGAATGAAAATGGAATTGATAGCGGCTTTAATTCACAAACCGAAACTTATTTTTCTTGATGAACCGACAATAGGCCTTGATATAATTACGCAATATAACATAAGGGATTTTCTAAAACATTATTGCAATAAATATCATGCAAGCCTCATACTGACAAGTCATAATTTTAACGATATTGTTTCCCTTTGTACGGAATTGATTTTAATAAATAAGGGAGAAAAAATATATTCCGATTCTTTTATTAACTTTAAAAATGAATTTTTAAATAAAAAATATTTTATATTAAAATTAAAATTATTGAAAGCGGATAAAATTATAAAAACCTTGCAAGAAAAAGGTAATTTTTTTGCAGAAAAAACTGCAGAAGATACGGTTAAAATTTCTGCTGACTCAACTGTGAGTTTGGATATATTAAAAAATATTTCCAATGATTTTATTGAAGAGTTAAGTGATATTACCATTGAAAATATTTCGATGGAAGATGTTATCAGAAGATTGTATACATCGAGTGAGTCCATACTATGAATGCATATTACAAAGTTTTTAAAATAAGTTTGGCAAATCAATTGGAATATAGAGTTAATTTTATTTCCGGATTTTTATTTTCACTCTTTCCTTTTACAGTTAATGTATTGTTATGGATTGCCGTCAGTTATCAAAGTAAAGATATGCCTTTTAAAGCAGACGGTATAGTATCGTATTACTTTTTGACTTTGATAACCTACAATATTACTTCAACGGTTTCCGTATTTAAAATTTCCGATGATATAAGGCTCGGCACACTCAATCAGTATCTTATAAAACCGTATAATTATGCACTGTATCAACTTGCTGCCGATTTACCTCATCGTTTTATTTTTATTGTTATGAATGCGGTTCCGATCACGGTTTTATATTTTTTGCTGCAAAGATATTTTGTGTTTATACTATCATTATGGAAGGCTTTATTTTTTGTGCTCTTTTTGATCGCAGGTTATCTCATCAATTTTTTAATCGATTTTTTGATAGCACTCTATAGTTTTTATTTTTCGCGTGTTTCTTCACTCTATACATCGATACGGGTACTTAAAAATATTTCCGCCGGTATTATTTTTCCGCTTGTCCTTTTACCCGAATCGGTGTTTACCTTTTTAAAGAACTTACCCTTTGCCTTTATTTCTCATATTCCGGTAAGTCTTTTACTCGATGATGTTCCGCTATGTACCGCTTTTATTTCCTTATGTAAAAGTTTAGGCTGGATAACGCTGCTTGCTATTTTCTGTATAATAGTATGGAAAAGAGGAATGAAAATCTATTCCGCCTATGGGGGATAGTATGTATAAAAATCAAATTACAAATCCCTCCGCATCCGGCTTGGCGTAATGCCGTAGGTTTCCTTAAAGGCTTTTTGAAAATAGCCGTCTCCGTAATAGCCGACCGCTTGTGCTATTTCTATAATGGATAAGGTATCATCATAAAGGAGTTCGAGGGCCTTTGTCATTCTTATTTTTTGAGTGTATCCGTTTATCGTTGTGTTAAAACAATCTTTAAAACCGGTTACCAGTTTTTGTTGATTGATGGCAAACTTTTTGGCAAGTTCGGCAATCGTAACATGATCTGCAAAGTGTTCTTCTATAAAAGTTTTTACTTCTTTAAGGACGGCCTTGTCTTTTTGAGAAAGGTGCACATTTATTGCCGGTTTTGCCTTATAAATATAATCGTACAGAAGAGAAAAAACTTCCAAACATTTACCTTGAATATAGAGCTTTAAAGCTCCTCCTTCCAATGTACATTCTTTAAGACTGTTGCAAATTGCGGTTATTTTCGGAATGACAATCGGTTCAGGATTAAGTACGCATGCTGCTCTTTCAAAAAAATCCTCTTCCAATGTGATAGGCAAAGAAGAAAAAAACTTTTCCCGAAAGCCGAAACCTATATTGATAAACCGTACATGAGGTTCAATCCTCTTATATCCGTAAAAACTAAAAGTATTGACATAGGCATTAAGCCCGTATTCAAATTCGCAAGACTTTTCTTTTTTTTCATAATAAAGGGCCGCATTGTGGAAGAAGGCAGGCACTCCGAACTGTTGGAAAAGCAAGGCCTGTACGCACGGCTATGGCATCTACAAAATAGATCAAAAGAATGGAAGATTTCATTATAGAGCTTCGGGAGGAATACAAATGAATAAGAATCTATTCCGGTTATGAGGGATAGAAAATAATTTATAAAACCTCGTCTTGACAGATACATGTTTTGAATATATAGTAAGATTCGATGATTAATTTAAGAACAATTGATGAGAATAATTTTCAAGCATGTATAAATTTAAAAGCAACCGTTGATAAAGATGAATTTGTGGATTCGGTTGTATACTCACTTGCTGAAGCTTGGTTATATAAAAATGATAGTAAACCTTTTGCCGTTTATAATGATGATCAAGTTATCGGCTTCGTTTCTTTGTATGTTGGTGAAGGGCATTATCAAATAATAAATTTCTTGATTGACGATTCATTTCAAAATAAAGGTTACGGTAAAGATGCTGCAATCTTGTGTATTGAATATTTAAAATCGGTCTTTAATGCAAAAACAATTTCGGTGCCTGTTTATGTTGAAAACCTTAAAGCTAAAAAGTTTTGGGAAAAATTAGGTTTTTATATTTCAGATAATATCGAAAACGGTTATATTTTTATGAGGATGAATTTATAAAAAAATGATTAAGCTTTTTTAAGAT
The DNA window shown above is from Treponema denticola and carries:
- a CDS encoding ABC transporter ATP-binding protein, with protein sequence MSDLAVNNEKIIVAENICKSYAYYQKDAGLKGSIKNLFKRKKLYKPAVKNLSFEISQGSITGLIGLNGAGKTTTLKMLSGLILPTEGSLTVLQHNPFEKKKEYLRQISMVMGNKSQLWWDLPAVDSFELNKTIYEVEDADYKKTLHTMIEILGVEKQVNVQVRRLSLGERMKMELIAALIHKPKLIFLDEPTIGLDIITQYNIRDFLKHYCNKYHASLILTSHNFNDIVSLCTELILINKGEKIYSDSFINFKNEFLNKKYFILKLKLLKADKIIKTLQEKGNFFAEKTAEDTVKISADSTVSLDILKNISNDFIEELSDITIENISMEDVIRRLYTSSESIL
- a CDS encoding ABC transporter permease, translating into MKKYLLILKAYFKGSLMNLMEYKFNFISGGTFELVWLFMYLIFIDTIFIHTETVNGWDKYRMLMLTFQGGLMDSVFTFLIVPGLKRLPEMINTGTLDFILLKPLNQRFTISFNEFDIPQIKNIIINITGLTYCFIKLNIRMTPLKLLLYILLSLNGFFLIYSIMFILMSLAFWFMRMDIVMGIGSELITIGNKPMQIYPRLLQKILIFVIPLFVCFNFPILFAVKDLSVSYILYSFAASFIFFLLSNFIFKKGVRRYVGSGS
- a CDS encoding ABC transporter permease, with the protein product MNAYYKVFKISLANQLEYRVNFISGFLFSLFPFTVNVLLWIAVSYQSKDMPFKADGIVSYYFLTLITYNITSTVSVFKISDDIRLGTLNQYLIKPYNYALYQLAADLPHRFIFIVMNAVPITVLYFLLQRYFVFILSLWKALFFVLFLIAGYLINFLIDFLIALYSFYFSRVSSLYTSIRVLKNISAGIIFPLVLLPESVFTFLKNLPFAFISHIPVSLLLDDVPLCTAFISLCKSLGWITLLAIFCIIVWKRGMKIYSAYGG
- a CDS encoding GNAT family N-acetyltransferase, with the translated sequence MINLRTIDENNFQACINLKATVDKDEFVDSVVYSLAEAWLYKNDSKPFAVYNDDQVIGFVSLYVGEGHYQIINFLIDDSFQNKGYGKDAAILCIEYLKSVFNAKTISVPVYVENLKAKKFWEKLGFYISDNIENGYIFMRMNL